TTTCGCTCCCGCGAAAGTAGCGTCAGCCTTACGCATCTTTCGCGGGAGCGAAAGGCGACTATGGGCCGGAACAGACTCTCAGTGCAGGAAGTATTTGGAGTGATCGAAAAAAACAAACCGGTCCGGTCCGGTCCAAGGCGACGGCACGTCGGCTCCGACCGGGATTTGATACAATTGCTCGACCGCCCTCGCAAGTCATCGATCAATCCTCATCCTGCCCAACGCCGCTTCGCGACTAGATAAAGCATCTTTGATATGAAAAAGCTCTTTCAACCCGATCCGCTGCGCATTCTTCCCGTGGGGCATCAGCCGACGGCCGATCGTGCGCCAGACGAGATTGCCGAGGGTTCGCCGGCTTGGCTGCGTGATGACCTGGTCGAGATGCTGGGCGCCGATCAGGTGTTGTCGCGGCCGATCGATTTGATCAAGTACGCCAGCGATGCGAGTCCCTATCGATTGTTTCCGAAGGTGATTGTGCTGCCGCGGCATGTGGAGGAAGTACGGCAAATTTTCGCCTACGCCAAGCGAAAGCAATTGCCGGTCACGATCCGCGCCTCGGGATCAAGTCTCAGTGGTCAGGCGCAAGGAGACGGCATCCTGATCGAAGCTCGCCGTCATTGGGCCGGTTGGACCATCGAAGAAGAAGGCCGTCGCCTGCGCGTCCGTCCTGGTACGGTGTTGTTTCGCGCCAACTTGGCGCTCGCGCCGCACGGTTATCGCTTGGGCCCAGATCCGGCGAGCGGCAGCGTCTGCACCATCGGCGGCGTGGTCGCGAATAACTCAAGCGGCATGTGCTGCGGCACCGCCCAAAATTCGTATCAAACGATCGAGTCGCTGACGTTCCTGCTGCCGACGGGGCATTTGATCGACACGGCGGCGCCAACTGCGGTCGAGGACTTTGTGAGTGCGGCGCCAGAGCTTGCCGCTGGTCTGTTGGAGATCAAACGCGAAATCGAAGCGGACGCTCCCTTGGTCGAACGGATCCGCCGCAAGTTCAGTATCAAAAACACGACCGGCTATCACATGGAGTCGTTCCTCGACGCCGACACGCCGCTTGAGATTTTTCGACGACTGCTGATCGGATCGGAAGGGACGCTCGCCTTCTTGGCTGAAGCGGTCTTTCGGACGGTGCCGGACGACAAACAGCGTCTGACTGCTTTTTTGATCTTTCCCGACATGTACGCAGCGGCGGCGGCCGTCGCTCCGTTTGTAGAAGCCGGCGCGGCGGCGGTGGAATTGACCGATCGCGCGTCGCTTCGTTCGGTCGAAGGGAAGCCGGGTGTGCCGCAGCGTTGGCGCGATCTTGGCGAATCGGCGACTGGACTGTTGATCGAGTTCCGCGAGAGCACCGCCGAACTGCGTGACGCCGCACTGTCGGCCGCCAATAGGGTGTTGGCCAGTTTGGATCTGGTCGAGCCGGCCGAGTTTACGACCGATCGTCGTTTGGCGGCGCAGTTCTGGAGCGTGCGCAACGGCCTATTGCCGTCGGTGGGCGGATCGCGTCCCCCCGGCACTTCGCTCATTCTCGAAGATGTCTGCTTTCCCAAAGATCGTCTTGCGGATGGCGCAATCGATCTGCAACAGCTGCTCGCCCAGCATGGTTACGAAGGTTTTGTGTTTGGGCATGCGTCGGCCGGCAATCTGCACTTTTTGATCACGCCGTCGCTCAACACGCAGACCGATGTCGATCGCTATGACGCATTCATGGCCGATGTAGTGGCCCTGGTCGTTGACAAATACGACGGCTCCCTCAAAGCCGAACACGGCACCGGCCGCAACGTGGCGCCGTTTGTAGTGCGCGAATGGGGGCCGAAGCTGACTGGGCTGATGTGGAAGCTGAAGCGGCTGACCGATCCCGACGGGATTCTCTCACCAGGCGTGCTGTTGTCGGAAGACATCGCATCGCATCTGCAAAATCTGCACACGACGCCGATCGTTGAAGACGAAGTCGATCGCTGCGTCGAATGCGGTTACTGCGAGCCGGTTTGTCCGAGCCGTAATCTGTCGACAACGCCGCGACAGCGGATTATTTTGCGGCGCGAAATGATGCGGCAACCGGCCGACTCGCCGGTGACGCTGGCGCTGCTGCGCGACTACGAGTACGAAGCGATTGAAACCTGCGCTGGCGACGGCGTTTGTGCGATCGCTTGTCCGGTGAACATCAACACCGGCAATCTGATGAAAGAGTTTCGCCGCCAAGAGCATACGGCGACGCAAGAATACGTGGCCAAAAAAGCGGCGGAGAACTGGTCGACGGTCGAGAGCATCTCGCGGACGGCGCTGCGTGTGAATCAGTTGTCGGCAAGTACGCTGGGCGAGTGGCCCGCCAAAGCGATCACGGGCGCATCACGGGCCATCGTCAGCAACGACCTGGCGCCAGCTTGGTTGCCGAATCTACCGGCGGCGGCCGATACGAAGCTGCCCAAGACCGATCCTGCAAACGCGACGGCGGTTTACTTTATGGCCTGCGTCAATCGGATCTTCGGCGACTCGCCTGACGCGAAGCCGGCGCCCAGTCTGGCCGAAGCGATGGTCGCCGTATCGGCACGCGCCGGAATGCCGGTTTATATTCCCCGCGACATCTGGGGGAACTGCTGCGCGACGGTCTGGCACTCGAAGGGATATGAAGAGGGAAACGCATTCATGGCCAACAAGATTGTGGAGAGTCTCTGGCGCTGGAGCGACGCTGGCCGGCTGCCGATTGTCTGCGACGCGTCCTCCTGTACGTTGGGGATCGCCAGCGAGATTCTCGAGTATCTGACTCCGGAGAATCGTGAGCGACACGCTCAACTCTCGCTGCTCGATTCAATCGACTGGGCCCACGACTTTTTATTGCCCCGATTGCAGATCGCCAAGCCGGTCGGCTCGGTCGCCGTCCATCCTACCTGTGCGACGCAGCATCTGGGATTGGGAGAAAAGTTACGCGCTCTCTGTGGAGCCTTGGCGCTGGAGACCGTCGTGCCGATTCACGCAACCTGCTGCGGTTTCGCGGGCGATCGAGGGTTATTGCATCCAGAACTGACCAAGGCCGCGACCGCGGAACAAGCGGCCGAGTTGGACCATCGCGAGTTCGACGGCTATGTATCAAGCAATCGAACTTGCGAGATCGGCATGAACCAGGCGACCGGCGCCGATTATCGATCGGTGCTGTTTCTGCTGGAAGAATTGACGCGGCCTGATGCGGCGTCGCTAGGATGATCGAGCGACGCATGGCGGCGCCGCTTCAAAACTCTGGTCCCACGATCATCGGTTGCGCGTGGGGCAGGGTGGTGAAGGTGAATTCGTGGCCGGTTATCATCTCACCATCGACGGAGAACTCGAACTCTTTCTCGCTGCTTAGTCTGATTTGGGCGGCTCGGCGGTAGAAGACCGACTCGTGATCAAGGTAGTTGCCTTGCAAAAAACTGGCGGCGATCGAACCAAGATCGATCAGGCTTTCGCCGAGCAGTCCGGTCACTTCCAGGAGCCCGTTGTTGAGCTTCGCTTGGGGGGCGATTTCGACGCCTCCGCCGACGGTTCGGCCATTGGCGATCGTGAGCGTCCAGAGTTCCAACTCCAACGGCGCGTCGTTATCCAACGTCAGGCGAAGCGGGTACTTTTCGAGCTCGGGGAGCGCTTCCAGACTGCCGCGTGCATAGGCGAAGGGCCCCCAGAACTGTTTTACCTCATCGCTGACGCGGTCTTCGACTTTGCGCTGATTACCGCCGGCCGCGACGTTGATGAACCATTTCGACTGATTGTCATATTCCAGCTTCACCACGTCGACGTTCGCGGTCTGATTGGCCCGGATCGCGGCGATCGCCGCCGTGGGATCGGGCGCATAGCCGAGAGAGCGCACGAAGTCGTTGCCGGTGCCTAGCGGTACGACGGCCAAAGTCGGTCGGACGTCCCCTGAATGCAGGTGATGGATCATGCCGCTGATTCCACCATCTCCGCCGGCGACGATGACCAGATCGCTATCGGTGACCTGATCGAGACAGCGGCAAGCCTCTTCGAAGGATTCGGTTTCGTGAAACGAATCGCCGGCGAGGGTTAAAAGTTCGGTCTTCGCTTCTTCGGCGACGGCGCCTTGACGAGCGTTTCGATTCCAGATGACGACGTAACGGCGCATCGGTGGTGCCTACGGATGGGGATGGAACAGCGGATCCCCATCCTAGAGCAGATCTGGCGCCAAATCGAGAACAGGCGGATTGCTCGGAAAAAGCAGCCTCTCATTCAAGCCGGCGTAAGCTTCGAGCGATCGTCGGAAAGGTTGGTTGATCGTCGCACGATCAACGCCGTTTAATGGAAGATCTTCTGCAAGATCGCCCCTTGGCCAACCCGAATTTTCGGCTCGTCCGCCGATTCTGCGGCAACCGCCGCTTTCGGACTGATCGCCAGAGCGACCCAACCGTCGTAGAGGGCCAACTGGCTCAGCTCAAACGATTGCAGTCGAGAGTCGTCAGCAACTTGCGGAGGGATGATCGGCAGTGACCGTTGCTTCGAGAAGACCTTGGCGAAGACGGCGCGGAGCGCGATCTGACCGCCGAAGCCGAGTTCCGACCCGTCTAGTTTGATCGTGCCTTCGCGGACCAATTCGGCTCGCAGGCCGGTGATTTGGGGAGAATAGGCGACGATGACGCGAAAGTTGCGATAGACGCGATCGCCGTTGGCAAGTTCGGCCAATGCAAGCGACATTTCGACCTTGCCGTCATAGATGCGGATTTCGATCGGATTCTCATCGGCGAAGACGACTTCGACGCCTTCGGGAATCTGGTCGAGCAAGCTGCCGTCGGATTGCGGCAAGCGTCCTTCGATTTGGCGAACGACATCGTCCAAGCGGTAGCGCCGACCGGCCAGTTTCAATTGTCGGACGCTGTTGTTCAGCGTTGATTCATGCAGTTGCATGCTAAAGGCAGAGTCTGCAAAAGCGACCGGGCGCGGCGTATGGGCGGCGAGCTGCAAGTCGCCAGCGATGCGGAAACGCCCCACTAGCTGATCGTTGGTCGTGTTTAAATCGACGACGGCAGGGGAAAGTCCCATCGTGCGCAGGGGATCTACCGCCAGGTTGAGCAGTTTATCTTGCCAGAGCTCGACCTTTTCGTTGAGTCCTGCGTCGAGTTGTTGCGTTGCGTTTTGTTCCACTTTGTGTTCGACCACGCGGCGAGCTTCGAGCTGCTTCGCTTCGGATTGGTTGCGGGCGACCGAGCGGACGATCGATCCAAGCAGCGGCACTTCGTCGTAGTCGGTTCGCAGGCCGTTGATACCGGTGGTGGTTTGCGCCGATGCGATCGCCGGCGACACCCAAAAACCGAGCGGATTGACGACCAGCTGTTTGGAAGCCTGATAATGGGAGCGACCATG
The nucleotide sequence above comes from Blastopirellula sp. J2-11. Encoded proteins:
- a CDS encoding FAD-binding and (Fe-S)-binding domain-containing protein, producing the protein MKKLFQPDPLRILPVGHQPTADRAPDEIAEGSPAWLRDDLVEMLGADQVLSRPIDLIKYASDASPYRLFPKVIVLPRHVEEVRQIFAYAKRKQLPVTIRASGSSLSGQAQGDGILIEARRHWAGWTIEEEGRRLRVRPGTVLFRANLALAPHGYRLGPDPASGSVCTIGGVVANNSSGMCCGTAQNSYQTIESLTFLLPTGHLIDTAAPTAVEDFVSAAPELAAGLLEIKREIEADAPLVERIRRKFSIKNTTGYHMESFLDADTPLEIFRRLLIGSEGTLAFLAEAVFRTVPDDKQRLTAFLIFPDMYAAAAAVAPFVEAGAAAVELTDRASLRSVEGKPGVPQRWRDLGESATGLLIEFRESTAELRDAALSAANRVLASLDLVEPAEFTTDRRLAAQFWSVRNGLLPSVGGSRPPGTSLILEDVCFPKDRLADGAIDLQQLLAQHGYEGFVFGHASAGNLHFLITPSLNTQTDVDRYDAFMADVVALVVDKYDGSLKAEHGTGRNVAPFVVREWGPKLTGLMWKLKRLTDPDGILSPGVLLSEDIASHLQNLHTTPIVEDEVDRCVECGYCEPVCPSRNLSTTPRQRIILRREMMRQPADSPVTLALLRDYEYEAIETCAGDGVCAIACPVNINTGNLMKEFRRQEHTATQEYVAKKAAENWSTVESISRTALRVNQLSASTLGEWPAKAITGASRAIVSNDLAPAWLPNLPAAADTKLPKTDPANATAVYFMACVNRIFGDSPDAKPAPSLAEAMVAVSARAGMPVYIPRDIWGNCCATVWHSKGYEEGNAFMANKIVESLWRWSDAGRLPIVCDASSCTLGIASEILEYLTPENRERHAQLSLLDSIDWAHDFLLPRLQIAKPVGSVAVHPTCATQHLGLGEKLRALCGALALETVVPIHATCCGFAGDRGLLHPELTKAATAEQAAELDHREFDGYVSSNRTCEIGMNQATGADYRSVLFLLEELTRPDAASLG
- a CDS encoding diacylglycerol/lipid kinase family protein, producing MRRYVVIWNRNARQGAVAEEAKTELLTLAGDSFHETESFEEACRCLDQVTDSDLVIVAGGDGGISGMIHHLHSGDVRPTLAVVPLGTGNDFVRSLGYAPDPTAAIAAIRANQTANVDVVKLEYDNQSKWFINVAAGGNQRKVEDRVSDEVKQFWGPFAYARGSLEALPELEKYPLRLTLDNDAPLELELWTLTIANGRTVGGGVEIAPQAKLNNGLLEVTGLLGESLIDLGSIAASFLQGNYLDHESVFYRRAAQIRLSSEKEFEFSVDGEMITGHEFTFTTLPHAQPMIVGPEF